GCACCTTTATCAAAGTCAGTTCACATAGCATTTAATGCGACAGATAAAAAAATGGTTGATTCTTTTTATCTTGTCGCGCTTGAAAATGGTGCTCGATGCAACGGCAAGCCGGGTTTTAGGCCAAAGTATGCAGAAGGTTATTACGCTGCTTTTGTTATAGATCCTAACGGGCACAATATTGAGGTTGTTTATGATGATGAGAAAAAATAGTAATTG
The sequence above is drawn from the Candidatus Babeliales bacterium genome and encodes:
- a CDS encoding VOC family protein, whose protein sequence is MSLGIFNHVQIKVLDLEHSRKFYDSVMNVLGHRVVLEIKDVVIGYGTSVHDMFEIRQTSEVAPLSKSVHIAFNATDKKMVDSFYLVALENGARCNGKPGFRPKYAEGYYAAFVIDPNGHNIEVVYDDEKK